Proteins from a genomic interval of Rhizoctonia solani chromosome 12, complete sequence:
- a CDS encoding Retrotransposable element Tf2 protein: MARLRNKALISPDIGTTRLHSPHFPHSPTITLRTPTRSSSRASSHAGRSYPPTHTMATRSRPASRTRSPIDQGELGPQLLAAPYVKIGEVSLERITSLLLGLLGQVEHLERKVEEVQEAGVEAQTNLENISQAVDTVKDGLRSLQLHGPRTPEDTKPPVMEATPRPLSKVDPIGLTSRVSFWPETSKGLPTFAQPTPVRAVPPRVPSPPPSPRLRSPIGAPAPPPPAPVAAYPALVKVDHPDAYTGKIGSEAKQWLTRMLAWTRLNLRMFPTDQEVLSFLLMNMKDSAGAWAHPHLDQLGSHRAIIQTVEGFKLEFLAAFGDPDATRAAERKITSLTQSSTCADYITKFRTLAMELDWNDAALRGQFARGLHWEVSRQIATRKHQPRTLLELQNAALVIDNALREERASHPPRDSKSSKTSNPARGTSTGQATTGLKKLSNDPNFVLEEERNRHCAAGACIKCGKMGHKFAECRTGWKATPIEDKGKAKEAAKIGKDSEYQSGKEISPLFTISIKPEKQAEHLEVLIDSGATSSFLHPRTAEALRLPLIDLPTPRTVTMLDGSSPQAGKIWKKASLTFTFDGKKMTETFLICNTGSHAAILGLKWLDAHNPEIDWNARTLSFPHTPPEHVAIAKEEEADQTPLEGVPPEYHQYAKVFGEEEFNKLPPHRHYDIGIELTEEGPLNSPLYSMTDAESATLKDWLRDELKAGKIRPSKSSISSPVMFVPKKDGSCCLVVDYRRLNNRTKKNVYPLPRPDDLMAQLRGAKVFTKLDLRWGYNNVQVKEGDKWKTAFRTKYGLYESLVMTFGLTNAPASFQHFMNDLFKDLLDVCVIIYLDDILIYSKDDATHTQHVHEVLRRLMENQLFCKASKCTFHVTSVEYLGIIVSDKGFSLDKLKIQAVQEWPTPTKVKEVQSFLGFANFLRRFVANFSHMARPLHNLVKKDTPWKWDIKEQEAFQGLKDAITNAPVLCHADPSKPYFLETDASGAALGSILSQRQEDGRLHPLGFLSESFKGAKQNYDTHNKELLAIIRSFEYWRIFLEGTVHPVTVFTDHRNLEYWKESRTFNQRHARWHLLLAGYNFQIVYRPGKQSGKPNALSRRSDHADIPPADQTMLPEPIFANVALITPEKELQRQIELSLDQDKSLEEILQFLQNESKAPPSIKRAFKDYKMEAGLLFYQGRIVVPDVGSLRTDLLRIFHNSPLAGHPGRQRTLELVSRNYYWPGIRADTYWHVDSCETCQRIQKPKYASIPPQPLELPSRPWQHVSYDMIVDLPKDRSNDSILVIVDSFTKYGIFVKCSKRLKAPELAELFLEHVWKRHGMPEKTISDRGRVFNNKFLRALYKRLGIDPHFSSAYHPQSNGQTERVNPSIKHFLRAYSGVNQRDWTKWLPMAKFAYNNAVHSSTGKTPFKALYGWEPNLTPSNVPTNVPEADDLAKTMEEQWKEVESALRQSKQRMVDGEYGAPIEFEVGEEAWLDAKNINLKTLSPKLTEQRLGPFKVTEKISDRAYRLELPPTMRIHNVFYVGLLSKVKRDDKRTFKNRPPPVTVDGEEEYEVKGITDMEERDGEWFFRVKWKGYGSEENTWEPRENLKNAEKILKKFEKEMKKKALGAAKALRGGAVS, translated from the exons ATggct cgtttgcgtaacaaagcgctcataagtcctgatataggcactaccCGGCTACACAGCCCGCACTTCCCTcactcgcccaccattacttTGCGCACTCCCACTCGCTCCTCCTCCCGTGCTTCctctcacgctggccgctcctacccaccaacacataccatggcaacccgttcccggccaGCCTCTcgaacccgctccccaatCGATCAAGGGGAGctgggaccccaactttTGGCAGCCCCCTATGTCAAAattggggaagtctcccttgaGCGAATCAcaagcctcctccttggcctccttggccaagttgagcacCTTGAGCGGAAAGTGGAAGAAGTCCAAGAAGCAGGGGTTGAGGCCCAGACCaaccttgagaacatctctcaagccgttgatactgtcaaggatgggcttagaagcctccaactccatggGCCCCGGACCCCAGAAGACACAAAACCCCCGGTcatggaagcaacgccacgccccctatcAAAAGTCGACCCTATTGGATTGACTAGTCGGGTCTCATTCTGGCCCGAAACATCCAAGGGGCTTcccacctttgcccagcccacTCCTGTCCGAGCAGTGCCCCCgcgagtcccatctccccctccatctccgcgtctccgatcccccattggagcacctgcccctccacctccggctccagtcgccGCCTATCCCGCtctggtcaaggttgaccacccagatgcctatacaggcaagattgggagtgaagccaaacagtggctcacaaggatgctggcctggacTCGGCTGAATTTGCgcatgttccccacggaccaagaggtcctatccttccttctgatgaatatgaaggattccgcAGGAGCATGGGCACACCCACACCTCGACCAGCTCGGATCACACCgggccatcatccaaacggttgaGGGATTCAAATTGGAGTTCCTAGCAGCATTCGgcgaccctgacgccacaagggccgccgagcggaaaATCACTTCTCTTACCCAGTCcagcacatgcgcggattacatcacaaagttcagaaccttagCTATGGagctggactggaacgacgcggccctccgaggccagtttgcccgcggcctccactgggaggtcagccgccaaattgccACCCGCAAACACCAACCCcgcaccctccttgagctgcaaaacgcagcactcGTCATCGATAACGCTCTCCGTGAAGAGCGCGCTAGTCACCCACCGAGGGACAGTAAATCTAGCAAAAcatccaaccccgcaagggggacgagtaccggccaagcCACAACCGGTTtgaagaaactctccaatgaccccaacttcgtgttggaggaagaacgcaATCGCCACTgcgccgcaggcgcctgcatcaagtgcggcaaaatgggtcacaaatttgcggaatgccgcacgggctggaaagccacccctattgaggacaaggggaaggctaaggaagccgccaaaattggcaaagactctgagtaccaatcgggaaaaga aatttCCCCCCTGTTCACAATTTCGATTAAACCAGAGAAGCAAGCGGAAcacctagaagtcctgatagactcaggcgccacatcgtCCTTCCTCCACCCACGTACCGCTGAGGCACTACGCCTACCTCTCATAGATCTCCCAACACCCCGCACCgtcactatgctcgatgggtcgagcccccaggctggcaaaatctggaaaaaggcgtCACTAACCTTtacctttgatggcaagaaaatgactgagaccttccttatatgcaatacagggtctcatgctgCCATTCTGggtttgaaatggttggacgcacataatccagagattgattggaatgcacgaaccctctccttcccccatacaccaccagaacacgtggccattgccaaagaggaggaagctgatcaaacaccccttgaaggagtacccccagaATACCACCAGTATGCCaaagtatttggggaggaagaattcaacaagcttcccccacaccggcactacgacattgggattgaactcacggaggaaggccccctcaattCGCCTCTCTATAGCATGACCGATGCAGAGTCCGCTacgctcaaggactggctcagggacgaacTCAAGGCGGGCAAAATACGCCCTAGCAAgtcttccatcagttcccctgtgatgtttgtccccaaaaaggacGGCTCCTGttgcttggttgttgactaccgccgcctgaataaccggaccaaaaagaacgtttacccgttaccccgtcctgatgacctcatggcccagctccgtggcgccaaggtcttcaccaaactagatctaagatggggttacaataacgtccaagttaaggaaggtgacaaatggaaaaccgcgttccgcaccaagtacggcctgtacgaatcccttgtcatgacctttggcttaaccaacgccccggcatcattccaacattttatgaatgaTTTGTTTAAGGACctgcttgatgtatgcgtcatcatataccttgatgacatcctgatctactccaaggatgacgccaCACACACCCAGCACGTTCACGAAGTCCTACGCCGGTTGATGgaaaaccaattgttctgtaaagcatccaagtgtaccttccacgtcacctctgtggaatacctgggaattaTTGTTTCGGACAAAGGTTTCAGcttggacaagctcaagatccaggcggtacaggaatggcctaCACCCACTAAAGTCAAAGAAGTTCAGtcgttcctaggctttgctaACTTCTTACGCCGCTTTGTCgccaactttagtcacatggctaggccgctgcacaacctagtcaagaaggacactccttggaaatgggacattAAGGAACAAGAGGCCTTCCAGGGGTTAAAGGACGCTATTACCAATGCACCCGTACTATGTCACGCAGACCCGTCCAAGCCCTActtcctagagacagacgcctcaggggcAGCACTAggctccatactcagccaacgccaggaagacggccgcctCCACCCACTAGGTTTTCTatctgagtcattcaagggcgccaaacagaactatgacacccacaacaaggaactgtTAGCCATCATCcgttcctttgagtattggcgtatcttcctggaaggaaccgTTCACCCTGTCACTGTGTTCACTGATCACCGCAACTTGgagtattggaaggagtcacgAACGTTTAACCAACGACACGcaagatggcacctactgtTAGCAGgctacaacttccaaatcgtTTACCGCCCTGGGAAGCAGTCAGGAAAACCCAATGCCCTTTCACGCCGCTCTGATCACGCCGATATCCCACCCGCTGACCAAACCATGCTTCCGGAACCcatatttgccaacgtagccTTAATCACGCCAGAAAAGGAattacaacgccagattgaatTGTCACTCGATCAGGACAAGTCCTTGGAAGAAATCTTACAGTTTCTACAAAACGAGTCCAAAGCCCCACCTTCTATCAAACGCGCCTTTAAGGACtacaaaatggaagcaggTCTATTGTTCTATCAAGGACGTATTGTGGTCCCTGATGTGGGCTCTCTAAGGACGGATCTCCTACGGATATTCCACAATAGTCCCCTGGCAGGGCACCCTGGTAGGCAACGTACTCTGGAACTAGTTTCACgcaactactattggccaggcaTCCGAGCAgatacatactggcacgtggattcCTGTGAGACCTGCCAACGGATCCAAAAACCAAAGTACGCTTCCATCCCCCCACAGCCACTCGAACTCCCATCCAGGCCGTGGCAACACGtttcctatgacatgattgtagacttACCCAAGGACAGAAGCAACGactccatcctagtcatagtggacagcttcaccaagtacggcatctttgtcaaatgctccaaaaggCTCAAGGCACCCGAACTTGCGGAGTTGTTCTTGGAacatgtatggaaacgccATGGGATGCCGGAAAAGACTATATCGGACAGAGGCAGGGTTTTCAATAACAAGTTCTTGCGGGCCCTGTACAAACGATTGGGCATTGACCCTCATTTCTCCTCCgcctatcacccccagagcaatgGTCAGACGGAACGAGTAAACCCATCCATCAAACatttcctcagggcttactcaggggttaaccaacgggactggactaaATGGTTACCtatggccaaatttgcctacaacaacgcagtcCATAGCAGCACGGGAAAAACGCCGTTCAAAGCCCTATACGGGTGGGAACCTAATTTGACACCATCCAACGTCCCTaccaacgtaccagaagcagatgaccTAGCTAAAACAATGGAggaacaatggaaggaagtggaatctGCTTTACGACAATCCAAGCAGCGAATGGTAGACGGGGAGTACGGAGCCCCAATAGAATTTGAAGTCGGAGAA
- a CDS encoding RTA1-like protein produces MLQLGLLFLVSWCSFAGAQNTTNSDPNEKVGGHLGYIPNTGAAVIFFLLYLAVAGHATWLILRHKGRYMTALVICGYIYALGLILRIAYGKNYSSLGLYVFLNMCTVLSPCGFIATVYVLLGRLSQHMYAEEYLLIRPSWITKIYVTSDVFTLLVQATGGAMAASDDAEKAKLAGRIFLAGLILQLISFATYVFVFGMFIYWMKTERVVQWNDTRTRPWRKHWKGLVYAVIISCVGIFIRCIYRTAEGSQGFSGHSLSHEAYFYVLDVLPLLCAVAVYNYVWPPAILFETKEGPGAEMSRNAFHREV; encoded by the exons ATGTTGCAACTCGGGTTATTATTCTTAGTTTCTTGGTGTTCATTTGCTGGGGCGCAAAACACCACCAATTCAGATCCGAATGAAAAAGTCGGCGGAC ATCTCGGGTATATACCAAACACTGGGGCTGCCGTCATCTTTTTCCTCTTATACTTGGCTGTAGCAGGACACGCAACATGGCTCATCCTCCGTCACAAGGGGAGATACATGACTGCGTTGGTCATATGCGGATACATCTATGCTCTAGGTTTGATTCTGCGTATTG CGTATGGGAAAAATTATTCCAGCCTAGGGCTGTATGTGTTTTTGAACATGTGCACTGTTTTGTCACCTTGCGGGTTTATAGCAACA GTCTATGTTTTACTCGGAAGACTATCTCAGCACATGTATGCTGAGGAATACCTACTCATTCGACCAAGTTGGATTACAAAAATTTACGTG ACTTCCGACGTTT TCACTTTACTCGTCCAAGCAACAGGTGGGGCAATGGCTGCCTCAGACGATGCTGAAAAAGCCAAACTTGCAGGAAGG ATCTTCCTCGCTGGTTTGATTCTACAGCTGATATCATTTGCGACATATGTATTTGTGTTTGGAATGTTTATTTATTGGATGAAGACCGAACGAGTTGTTCAGTGGAACGACACGCGAACCAGACCATGGCGAAAGCACTGGAAAGGCCTTGTATACGCCGTCATAATAAGTTGCGTAGGTATATTT ATTCGATGCATTTACCGAACCGCTGAGGGAAGTCAAGGGTTCAGTGGGCACTCTCTATCCCACGAGGCGTATTTTTATGTTCTGGATGTGCTTCCATTACTTTGTGCTGTCGC TGTATACAATTATGTTTGGCCTCCGGCAATACTTTTCGAGACCAAAGAGGGGCCCGGAGCCGAGATGAGCCGAAATGCGTTTCATCGAGAGGTTTGA
- a CDS encoding Transposable element Tcb2 transposase — MPKAFSQDTLNSVLSLLDSDKTHAQIIEKTGVLSAYITKVTRKHRPHLARSKGGRPRKLNPTAVRYAVRLVTNGNKVSTRKAAITLSALSGESIHRDTVRHALLEAGLRAVKKTRKPKLTPKHIKDRIAFARAHKDWTVADWKQVLWSDETTITRLWSDGVYWGWARPGEKLSDRLITPALSHGGGSFMFWGCMGWPGTGYGCKVEGSFNKEVYEEILGDEFTRSLKHLGMKAREVIYMHDNARPHKAKAPTEWLKNHGVECLEWPANSPDLNPIENLWAELKRRLGEYEEVPNGMLELWERVQVVWDEFAPEYCQKLIETMPRRMAMVLERKGKSIPY; from the coding sequence ATGCCTAAAGCATTTTCTCAGGACACTCTTAACTCGGTACTATCCTTACTTGACTCAGACAAGACACATGCTCAAATCATCGAAAAAACGGGTGTTTTGTCCGCTTATATCACGAAAGTCACTAGAAAACACCGCCCGCACCTGGCGAGGTCCAAAGGCGGTCGTCCACGCAAGCTCAATCCCACTGCCGTTCGCTATGCTGTCCGACTTGTAACCAACGGAAATAAAGTCAGCACACGGAAGGCCGCTATAACACTGTCCGCGCTTAGCGGGGAGTCCATCCATCGTGACACTGTCCGCCATGCGTTGTTAGAAGCTGGTTTACGAGCTGTAAAGAAGACACGAAAACCAAAGCTCACCCCAAAACATATCAAAGACCGAATCGCATTTGCCAGAGCTCACAAGGATTGGACTGTAGCCGATTGGAAACAAGTCCTATGGTCGGACGAGACCACAATTACTCGCCTGTGGTCCGATGGAGTCTATTGGGGCTGGGCCCGGCCCGGGGAGAAACTTAGTGATCGGCTGATCACCCCGGCTCTCAGCCACGGTGGAGGTTCCTTCATGTTTTGGGGATGTATGGGATGGCCAGGAACTGGGTATGGCTGCAAGGTAGAAGGATCATTTAATAAGGAGGTTTACGAGGAGATTTTGGGGGACGAATTCACAAGGAGCCTGAAGCACCTGGGGATGAAAGCAAGGGAggttatatatatgcatgataatGCACGCCCCCACAAGGCAAAAGCGCCCACCGAATGGCTCAAAAACCATGGAGTCGAGTGCCTTGAGTGGCCTGCAAACTCTCCCGATCTTAATCCCATCGAAAACTTATGGGCTGAGCTTAAACGACGCCTAGGCGAGTACGAGGAGGTACCTAATGGGATGCTTGAGTTGTGGGAGCGGGTTCAGGTGGTTTGGGATGAATTTGCGCCAGAATACTGTCAGAAACTAATTGAAACTATGCCAAGACGCATGGCTATGGTTTTGGAGAGAAAGGGGAAGTCCATTCCTTATTAA
- a CDS encoding AdoMet-dependent rRNA methyltransferase SPB1: protein MGKTQKKTGKGRLDKYYKLAKEQGYRARSAFKLIQLNKKYAFLESARCCIDLCAAPGGWLQVASKTMPVNSLIVGVDLVPIRPIPRVVTFAQDITTSACRAQLRNELKDWKADVVLHDGAPNVGTAWVQDAYSQSELVLMSLKLAVEFLSPGGTFVTKVFRSVDYNNLVWVFNQLFGKVEATKPPSSRNVSAEIFVVCQGYLAPQHIDPKFLDPKHVFKDVTAVPPIPSTSTAQPGSKAHNNVFQPEKKRRARDGYADGDYTLFHAIGASELVHSHDPVTILGSSNQITFKTDEEKEWLKHELTTPEILANCEDLKVLGKGDFKRLLKWRIAIREEIGLETKNKPVEDATETVEISEEVDEEQQIEDELQRLTTESAARAKRDRRRANEKRTRTVMRMQLQMTAPLDIGMDFKDDALKGDVFDLGETDGRKVDSGSESESEAESEVEKAEKKESIEQLGEDSEDDDELEDELDGLYERYRERLAERDLKFKAKEAKRKDESRDEWGGIKKDDDASEDEDSDEGEGGWDMTQAAKDDDNDSSSDEESGAEEEEMPVIAKKRKTEKGAKLITKFEVPKAKASKAAQVWFSQDLFKGVGGDDEEDEEDEGEDEDEESEQEEEEEEGATPSDEDEDDFEIVPQEPDEDDTPMWDIDNEDEDEVKQAYIQKYGLLTPEAQTLAHQLVNRQTTKTHLLNDGFNRYSLNDQNDLPTWFLDDERKHYKPNIPITKEAMAALRAKQRALDARPIKKVAEAKARKKFRAQQRLEKALKKAEGVNDTDDMTEKEKAAQIEKLMSKGMGSAKKKKEVKVVVAKGVHKGIKGRPKGVKGRYAMVDARMRKEMRAKKRKEKANKKRKRT from the exons ATGGGCAAAACGCAAAAGAAGACCGGAAAGGGCCGATTGGACAAGTACTATAAGCTCGCAAA AGAGCAAGGGTATCGTGCCCGTTCTGCGTTCAAGCTGATCCAGCTTAATAAGAAATATGCATTTCTGGAGTCGGCAAGATGCTGTATCGATCTGTGCGCTGCGCCTGGAGGATGGCTTCAAGTAGCTTCGAAGACTATGCCTGTCAACTCACTCATTGTTGGCGTCGACTTGGTGCCCATCCGACCAATCCCTCGAGTCGTTACATTCGCCCAGGATATTACCACATCCGCATGCAGAGCCCAACTTCGCAACGAACTCAAAGACTGGAAAGCTGACGTTGTGCTCCATGATGGAGCACCGAACGTTGGTACTGCCTGGGTCCAGGATGCATACAGCCAATCTGAGCTTGTGCTCATGAGTTTGAAGCTCGCCGTCGAATTCTTATCTCCCGGTGGAACATTTGTCACCAAAGTCTTTCGATCGGTTGACTATAACAATCTAGTATGGGTATTTAATCAGCTGTTTGGAAAGGTGGAGGCTACCAAGCCACCTTCTTCCAG AAATGTGTCTGCGGAAATTTTTGTTGTATGCCAGGGATACCTTGCTCCTCAGCACATCGACCCCAAATTTTTGGATCCCAAGCACGTCTTCAAAGATGTGACTGCTGTTCCGCCTATCCCTTCTACGTCGA CCGCCCAGCCGGGAAGTAAAGCGCATAACAATGTCTTCCAGCCCGAGAAGAAACGGCGTGCTCGAGACGGATATGCGGATGGGGATTACACCCTCTTTCATGCTATTGGAGCATCCGAACTGGTTCACTCCCATGATCCAGTGACGATACTGGGCTCCTCAAACCAGATCACCTTCAAGACCGACGAGGAGAAAGA GTGGTTGAAACATGAATTGACAACGCCAGAAATTCTTGCCAACTGCGAAGATTTAAAGGTGTTGGGCAAGGGCGACTTTAAACGATTGTTAAAATGGAGGATAGCTATTCGGGAAGAG ATCGGTCTGGAGACAAAGAACAAGCCCGTCGAGGACGCTACCGAAACAGTTGAAATTAGCGAAGAGGTGGACGAGGAACAACAGATCGAGGACGAA CTGCAACGACTAACCACCGAATCGGCCGCCCGAGCCAAACGTGACCGTCGACGCGCTAACGAAAAGCGCACCCGTACGGTCATGCGAATGCAGCTCCAGATGACTGCCCCGTTGGATATCGGGATGGATTTCAAGGACGATGCGCTCAAAGGGGACGTCTTTGATTTAGGCGAGACCGACGGGCGCAAGGTCGATTCTGGATCCGAGTCCGAGTCTGAAGCTGAGTCTGAGGTCGAAAAGGCCGAGAAAAAGGAGAGCATCGAGCAATTGGGGGAAGATAGTGAAGATGACGATGAACTCGAGGATGAGCTTGACGGACTGTACGAACGGTATCGAGAACGTCTGGCCGAGCGAGATTTGAAGttcaaggccaaggaagCGAAACGGAAAGATGAGTCCCGGGACGAATGGGGTGGGATTAAGAAGGATGATGATGCGAGTGAAGATGAGGACAGTGATGAAGGAGAAGGAGGATGGGATATGACGCAGGCTGCCAAGGACGATGACAATGACTCGAGCTCGGACGAAGAGTCCGGtgccgaggaggaagaaatgCCCGTGATAGcgaagaaaaggaaaactGAAAAGGGTGCCAAGTTGATCACTAAATTCGAGGTGCCCAAAGCCAAGGCGAGCAAGGCTGCGCAAGTTTGGTTTTCCCAGGATCTGTTCAAGGGTGTCGGGGGAGacgatgaagaggatgaagaggacgagggagaggacgaagatgaagagagcgaacaggaagaagaggaagaggaaggtgCGACTCCTAGCGACGAG GATGAAGACGATTTTGAAATCGTACCTCAAGAGCCAGACGAAGATGATACGCCAATGTGGGACATAGAtaatgaggatgaggatgaagtAAAGCAAGCATATATCCAAA AATACGGTCTCCTGACACCTGAAGCCCAAACACTGGCCCACCAACTCGTGAACCGACAAACGACCAAAACGCACCTCTTGAACGATGGATTCAACCGGTACTCGCTCAACGACCAAAACGACCTCCCAACGTGGTTCCTCGATGATGAAAGGAAACATTACAAGCCTAATATCCCGATCACGAAAGAGGCTATGGCCGCACTTCGAGCTAAGCAGCGTGCATTGGATGCTCGGCCTATCAAGAAAGTGGCCGAGGCCAAGGCGAGGAAAAAATTTAGGGCTCAGCAGCGGTTGGAGAAGGCTTTGAAAAAGGCCGAGGGCGTCAACGACACGGACGATATGACCgagaaagaaaaggctgCTCAGATCGAGAAGCTCATGAGTAAAGGAATGGGCAGCGCtaagaagaagaaagaggTCAAGGTCGTTGTGGCTAAAGGTGTGCACAAGGGTATAAAGGGTCGCCCAAAGGGCGTCAAGGGAAGGTATGCCATGGTGGACGCGAGGATGAGGAAAGAG ATGCGggcgaagaagaggaaagaAAAGGCAAACAAGAAGCGGAAGAGAACCTAG
- a CDS encoding extracellular metalloproteinase MEP: MTPITGFSILVGFVAQRAFAAPWEAPFHQSTPNIHSVGRVGSQFKSYHPEPVFETYGVEGVVHPLAKRDLTSTNEEAAKAFLEEKLGVKPEELSHKSGHSSTSAGNEYFKQTINNITIANAVANVALKGKKVVSFGASFIKPKNVAAPVPKLTKEDAIAKAEATVGGKYNTAPVSVEYFAKESGDVSLTHVVQIQNNDTDEWYEVFVDANSGEIVNVISFVAHAKYRVIPFALQDPNDGFQTLTDPQDSIASPDGWHRYRLNFSNTTVITNATSGNNAHVFKSSVTDGLTGQSSAPDVYEYTFDPSKEPAGNKDAASVNIFYLTNMMHDLLYHYGFTESSYNFQYYNYGKGGSGNDPVYVSVQDGGKTNFNNANFATPPDGANAMMRLYLWNKTTPFRDGAFENDVVIHEYTHGLTSRMTGGGTARCLSTDESRGLGEGWSDALADWVRQTSAQSVAQDFTMGEYVYLKSIRDYPYSTSLTTNPLTYGSLQTRTEVHAAGEVWANIWHEIYAALVAKLGFSTDKKNISSTTGNIVALHLLVDALAIQPCNPTFISARDAVIQADANRYGGANKCTLWTAFAKRGLGFGATTTKVDSKTLPSGC, translated from the exons ATGACGCCCATAACTGGATTCTCGATTCTCGTGGGTTTCGTTGCTCAGAGAGCGTTTGCTGCCCCTTG GGAGGCACCTTTTCATCAGTCCACTCCTAACATACACTCGGTTGGTCGCGTGGGCTCTCAGTTTAAATCCTATCACCCTGAGCCCGTTTTCGAGACCTATGGCGTTGAAGGAGTTGTTCATCCGCTTGCGAAACGTGATCTAACCAGCACCAATGAAGAGGCTGCCAAAGCATTCCTCGAGGAAAAGCTCGGAGTTAAACCCGAGGAGCTATCTCACAAGTCCGGTCACTCCTCGACTAGCGCTGGAAACGAGTATTTCAAGCAGACCATCAATAACATTACCATCGCTAATGCCGTCGCTAATGTTGCTCTGAAGGGCAAAAAGGTGGTCTCATTCGGTGCCAGCTTCATCAAGCCTA AAAACGTTGCAGCTCCCGTCCCGAAATTGACCAAGGAAGATGCGATTGCCAAAGCGGAAGCGACCGTTGGTGGCAAGTACAACACCGCGCCCGTTTCCGTCGAATATTTTGCCAAGGAATCAGGAGATGTCTCACTCACCCACGTAGTGCAAATTCAAAACAATGATACTGATGAATGGTACGAAGTCTTTGTCGACGCCAACTCGGGAGAGATAGTGAACGTTATATCCTTCGTGGCTCATGCCAAG TATCGAGTTATTCCTTTCGCTCTTCAGGATCCGAATGATGGTTTCCAAACCTTGACTGATCCTCAGGACTCCATTGCGTCCCCAGATGGCTGGCACCGATATCGCCTTAATTTCTCAAATACTACTGTCATTACAAACGCCACTTCGGGAAACAATGCTCACGTATTCAAGTCTTCGGTAACCGATGGCTTAACGGGACAAAGCTCTGCTCCTGATGTATACGAATATACTTTTGACCCGTCCAAGGAACCCGCCGGTAATAAGGACGCCGCATCCGTTAACATATTTTACCTTACCAACATGATGCACGACCTACTCTATCACTATg GCTTTACCGAATCTTCATACAATTTCCAGTACTATAATTATGGAAAAGGCGGGTCTGGGAATGACCCAGTATACGTGTCCGTTCAGGATGGCGGAAAAACAAACTTCAACAACGCCAACTTTGCAACTCCCCCCGACGGCGCAAATGCTATGATGAGGCTCTATCTTTGGAATAAAACCACACCATTCCGTGATGGTGCCTTTGAAAATGACGTCGTTATCCATGAATATACTCATGGTCTCACCAGTCGCATGACCGGCGGCGGAACTGCACGTTGCCTGTCAACAGACGAGTCGCGTGGTCTAGGAGAGGGCTGGTCGGACGCCCTCGCCGACTGGGTTAGACAGACAAGCGCACAAAGTGTTGCGCAGGATTTTACAATGGGCGAGTACGTCTACCTCAAGAGCATCCGTGACTATCCATACTCTACCAGCCTGACGACCAACCCCCTTACCTATGGCTCACTCCAAACTCGGACTGAGGTTCATGCCGCTGGCGAAGTTTGGGCCAACATATGGCATGAGATTTATGCTGCGCTCGTGGCCAAGCT TGGATTCTCTACCGATAAGAAGAATATCAGCAGCACCACGGGTAACATAGTAGCTCTTCATCTTCTCGTCGATGCGCTTGCGATTCAGCCTTGCAACCCAACCTTTATTTCTGCCCGCGATG CTGTCATTCAAGCCGATGCTAATCGTTATGGTGGTGCCAATAAGTGCACACTC TGGACCGCATTCGCGAAGCGGGGTCTCGGGTTTGGTGCAACGACGACCAAGGTTGATAGCAAGACTCTTCCAAGCGGCTGCTAG